In the Pan paniscus chromosome 8, NHGRI_mPanPan1-v2.0_pri, whole genome shotgun sequence genome, one interval contains:
- the LOC134731153 gene encoding mucin-3B-like → MPRFTAAPRFTARPGSLHTQVHRSTQVHCTPRFTARPGSLQHPGSLHAQVHCSTQVHCTPRFTARPGSLHAQVHCTPRFTAAPRFTARPGSPQHPGSLHAQVHCTPRLLHAQVHCTPRLLHAQVHRSTQVHRSTQVHCSTQVHCTPRFTARPGSLHAQVHRSTQVHCMPRFTARPGYCTPRFTAHPGYCTPRFTAAPRFTAAPRFTAAPRFTARPGSPQHPGSLHAQVHCTPRLLHAQVHCTPRLLHAQVHRSTQVHRSTQVHCTPRFTARPGSLHAQVHRSTQVHCTPRFTARPGYCTPRFTARPGYCTPRFTAAPRFTAAPRFTAAPRFTARPGSLHAQVHCTPRFTAAPRFTARPGSLHAQVHCSTQVHCSTQVHCMPRFTACPGSPQHSGSLQHPGSLHTQVHRNTQVHCTPRFTSTPRFTARPGSLHTQVHRSAQVHHSTQVHHSTIDNSQDVE, encoded by the exons ATGCCCAGGTTCACCGCAGCACCCAGGTTCACTGCACGCCCAGGTTCACTGCACACCCAGGTTCACCGCAGCACCCAGGTTCACTGCACGCCCAGGTTCACTGCACGCCCAGGTTCACTGCAGCACCCAGGTTCACTGCACGCCCAGGTTCACTGCAGCACCCAGGTTCACTGCACACCCAGGTTCACTGCACGCCCAGGTTCACTGCACGCCCAGGTTCACTGCACGCCCAGGTTCACTGCAGCACCCAGGTTCACTGCACGCCCAGGTTCACCGCAGCACCCAGGTTCACTGCATGCCCAGGTTCACTGCACGCCCAGGTTACTGCACGCCCAGGTTCACTGCACACCCAGGTTACTGCACGCCCAGGTTCACCGCAGCACCCAGGTTCACCGCAGCACCCAGGTTCACTGCAGCACCCAGGTTCACTGCACGCCCAGGTTCACTGCACGCCCAGGTTCACTGCACGCCCAGGTTCACCGCAGCACCCAGGTTCACTGCATGCCCAGGTTCACTGCACGCCCAGGTTACTGCACGCCCAGGTTCACTGCACACCCAGGTTACTGCACGCCCAGGTTCACCGCAGCACCCAGGTTCACCGCAGCACCCAGGTTCACTGCAGCACCCAGGTTCACTGCACGCCCAGGTTCACCGCAGCACCCAGGTTCACTGCATGCCCAGGTTCACTGCACGCCCAGGTTACTGCACGCCCAGGTTCACTGCACACCCAGGTTACTGCACGCCCAGGTTCACCGCAGCACCCAGGTTCACCGCAGCACCCAGGTTCACTGCACACCCAGGTTCACTGCACGCCCAGGTTCACTGCACGCCCAGGTTCACCGCAGCACCCAGGTTCACTGCACGCCCAGGTTCACTGCACGCCCAGGTTACTGCACGCCCAGGTTCACTGCACGCCCAGGTTACTGCACGCCCAGGTTCACCGCAGCACCCAGGTTCACCGCAGCACCCAGGTTCACTGCAGCACCCAGGTTCACTGCACGCCCAGGTTCACTGCACGCCCAGGTTCACTGCACGCCCAGGTTCACCGCAGCACCCAGGTTCACTGCACGCCCAGGTTCACTGCACGCCCAGGTTCACTGCAGCACCCAG GTTCACTGCAGCACCCAGGTTCACTGCATGCCCAGGTTCACTGCATGCCCAGGTTCACCGCAGCACTCAGGTTCACTGCAGCACCCAGGTTCACTGCACACCCAGGTTCACCGCAACACCCAGGTTCACTGCACACCGAGGTTCACCTCAACACCCAGGTTCACTGCACGCCCAGGTTCACTGCACACCCAGGTTCACCGCAGCGCCCAGGTTCACCACAGCACCCAGGTTCACcacagcactattgacaatagccaagatgtggaatga